The following coding sequences lie in one Sphingobium sp. RAC03 genomic window:
- a CDS encoding type IV secretory system conjugative DNA transfer family protein, translated as MPHKRGTILAAGIPIAFVLAFAIASVVAWLYLDLPSAKFDPFKMPAFFWYYRHDPVVLKALGAGLVVGLVLAGIMLWWIAKRQPPLHGAARFAKEREIRQAGFRAGKGIVLGMRGRKFLIFGARKFLTFGGSEHVIVEAPTRSGKGVGIVIPNLLSWQDSVVVLDVKRENWDATAGFRQKHGQSVFLFNPTDPEGRTARYNPLAYIDRDDPDQVVIELQKIATMLFVPPERGEPFWTDSARTAFVGVGAYLAVADQPFTIGSIYRLMTTGDTRGFFRRVLDDRSLKLSQGCRNALADFTSGADNTFAGIVQTVTSKLSLWLNPRVDAATEDSDFDLRALRTKPMSIYLGVSPDELDRVAPLYNLLFQQLIDLNVRALPDATTPHQVLVILDEFARIGRAQVIASAFSYVAGYGIRLLPVIQSRSQLRAVYGEHVANEIVANCGVEVAFTPKELRVANELSERIGYVGQEAVTKSLTIHGILANRSKSMSDQRRALLLPQELMQFSQDELLLLRGGIPPIHGDKIRFYGDALFRSRVLPAPDVAMIPRVVHDDEDLPGCVEPSFDQLTDPDPMEFAMDCIVIQDLPNMLLDVAAEQRGTDLVGVIEQER; from the coding sequence ATGCCGCATAAGAGGGGCACCATCCTCGCTGCCGGGATTCCGATCGCATTCGTCTTGGCCTTTGCGATCGCATCGGTCGTAGCCTGGCTCTACCTCGATCTACCGAGCGCGAAATTTGATCCGTTCAAGATGCCGGCATTCTTCTGGTATTATCGGCATGATCCGGTGGTGCTGAAGGCGCTAGGCGCTGGTCTAGTCGTCGGACTCGTCTTGGCCGGAATCATGCTGTGGTGGATCGCTAAGCGCCAACCGCCGTTGCATGGCGCAGCCCGTTTCGCGAAAGAGCGCGAAATCCGTCAAGCAGGCTTTCGCGCTGGTAAGGGGATCGTCCTCGGGATGCGCGGGCGCAAATTTTTGATTTTTGGCGCACGCAAGTTTTTGACCTTTGGTGGAAGCGAGCATGTGATCGTCGAAGCCCCTACCCGGTCCGGCAAAGGCGTTGGGATCGTTATCCCTAATCTGCTGTCGTGGCAGGATTCCGTCGTCGTTCTCGATGTAAAACGGGAGAATTGGGATGCGACGGCGGGCTTCAGGCAGAAACACGGTCAATCTGTCTTCCTGTTCAATCCGACAGACCCAGAGGGCAGGACGGCGCGCTACAATCCGCTCGCTTACATCGACCGCGATGATCCCGATCAGGTCGTAATCGAACTTCAGAAGATCGCTACCATGCTGTTCGTGCCGCCAGAGCGGGGGGAACCTTTCTGGACGGATTCTGCGCGGACCGCCTTTGTCGGCGTTGGCGCATACCTCGCGGTCGCGGATCAGCCCTTTACGATCGGCAGCATCTATCGGCTGATGACCACAGGCGACACGCGCGGCTTCTTCCGCCGTGTGTTGGATGATCGATCGCTGAAACTTTCCCAGGGTTGCCGCAATGCGCTGGCCGACTTCACCTCCGGCGCGGACAACACTTTTGCCGGCATCGTGCAGACCGTGACATCCAAATTGAGCCTATGGCTCAATCCGCGTGTCGACGCCGCGACCGAAGATAGCGATTTCGACCTGCGTGCTCTGCGCACCAAGCCGATGTCGATCTATCTTGGTGTGTCACCGGACGAACTGGATCGCGTTGCCCCTCTCTACAATCTTTTGTTCCAGCAGCTCATTGATCTCAATGTTCGCGCGTTGCCCGATGCAACCACGCCGCATCAGGTTCTGGTCATTCTCGACGAGTTTGCGCGGATCGGCCGCGCCCAGGTCATCGCCAGTGCCTTCTCCTATGTGGCAGGCTACGGCATCCGCCTGCTTCCGGTCATTCAGTCCCGGTCCCAGCTCCGCGCTGTCTATGGCGAGCATGTCGCGAACGAAATCGTGGCCAATTGCGGTGTGGAGGTCGCATTCACGCCGAAAGAATTGCGCGTCGCCAACGAATTGTCAGAGCGGATTGGCTATGTCGGTCAGGAAGCCGTCACCAAATCCCTGACCATTCATGGCATTCTGGCCAACCGCTCAAAATCGATGTCGGACCAGCGCCGCGCCCTGCTGTTACCACAAGAGCTTATGCAATTTTCGCAGGACGAATTGCTCCTGCTGCGCGGAGGGATTCCCCCCATCCACGGCGACAAGATCCGCTTCTACGGCGATGCGCTGTTTCGCAGCCGCGTCCTTCCAGCACCAGATGTCGCCATGATTCCTCGCGTCGTTCATGACGACGAAGATCTGCCCGGCTGCGTCGAACCGTCGTTCGACCAACTCACAGACCCCGATCCGATGGAGTTCGCCATGGACTGTATCGTCATCCAAGACCTTCCCAATATGCTGCTCGATGTGGCGGCAGAACAACGTGGAACCGACCTTGTAGGTGTGATTGAACAGGAGCGATAA
- the virB11 gene encoding P-type DNA transfer ATPase VirB11, whose protein sequence is MSTVGFRNTAVLDHAVRPLRRYLDDADVTEVVINEPEIIGIERRGGWTWEREEALTLDSLNQLATAAAAYTSQDVSRETPICSTMFPTGERVQLVLPPVVPDGTVSITVRKPSTKTLSMKDFEASGLFAETKVASKRVSSMEERLQGLLHAGRHIEFFELAVQSRLNILISGATGSGKTTFSKGLIQLIPENERLLTIEDTRELVVPHKNVVHMIYSKDGTGTAKVTAKELLESALRMRPDRILLQELRDGTAFFYLRNVNSGHPGSITTIHADSAELAFEQLTLLVKESEGGADLTRDDIRSLLKILVDVVVQMKKIDGEFRMTEIYYDPAARHAA, encoded by the coding sequence ATGAGTACCGTAGGGTTTCGGAACACGGCGGTCCTCGATCATGCTGTACGCCCGTTGCGCCGCTACCTCGATGATGCCGATGTCACGGAAGTCGTCATCAACGAACCTGAGATCATCGGTATCGAGCGGCGCGGAGGATGGACTTGGGAACGCGAGGAAGCCCTTACGCTAGACTCGCTCAACCAACTCGCAACCGCCGCTGCGGCCTACACGTCGCAGGACGTTTCCCGCGAGACACCGATCTGTTCGACGATGTTCCCGACCGGCGAGCGCGTCCAGCTTGTCCTTCCGCCGGTAGTGCCTGACGGGACCGTTTCCATCACGGTGCGCAAACCATCGACGAAAACGCTTTCGATGAAGGATTTCGAAGCCAGCGGATTGTTCGCGGAAACGAAGGTAGCAAGCAAGCGAGTAAGCAGCATGGAAGAACGCCTTCAGGGCCTTCTTCATGCGGGGCGCCATATCGAATTTTTCGAGCTGGCGGTTCAGAGCCGGCTCAATATCCTGATTTCAGGCGCGACAGGTTCCGGCAAAACAACCTTCTCCAAGGGTCTGATCCAGCTAATCCCGGAGAACGAGCGGCTTTTGACGATCGAGGATACGCGCGAGCTGGTCGTTCCGCATAAGAACGTCGTCCATATGATTTACAGCAAGGATGGCACCGGTACAGCGAAGGTCACGGCCAAAGAGCTGCTGGAAAGCGCGCTGCGCATGAGGCCCGACCGCATCTTGCTTCAGGAGTTGAGGGACGGAACCGCCTTCTTCTATCTCCGCAACGTCAACAGTGGTCATCCAGGATCGATCACTACAATCCATGCGGACTCGGCCGAGTTGGCATTCGAGCAATTGACGCTGCTCGTGAAGGAAAGCGAAGGCGGCGCTGATCTCACCCGCGATGACATCCGTTCGCTTTTGAAAATCCTTGTCGATGTCGTCGTCCAGATGAAAAAAATCGACGGTGAGTTCCGCATGACCGAGATCTACTATGATCCGGCAGCCCGCCATGCCGCATAA